A stretch of the Arachis stenosperma cultivar V10309 chromosome 6, arast.V10309.gnm1.PFL2, whole genome shotgun sequence genome encodes the following:
- the LOC130935900 gene encoding aspartate aminotransferase P2, mitochondrial — protein sequence MASSVLSVATQCVSPNASSVSINETHKGKAKLGGSTLRFSKSSGRISMTVAVNVSRFEGIPMAPPDPILGVSEAFRADTNDVKLNLGVGAYRTEELQPYVLNVVKKAENLMLERGDNKEYLPIEGLAAFNKATAELLLGADNPAIKEQRVATVQGLSGTGSLRLGAALIERYFPGSKVLISAPTWGNHKNIFNDARVPWAEYRYYDPRTVGLDFEGMIEDIKAAPEGTFVLLHGCAHNPTGIDPTPEQWEKIADVIQQKNHIPFFDVAYQGFASGSLDEDATSVRLFVARGMEVLVAQSYSKNLGLYAERIGAMNVISSSSESATRVKSQLKRLARPMYSNPPVHGARIVANVVGTPILFDEWKAEMEMMAGRIKNVRQKLYDSISSKDKSGKDWSFILKQIGMFSYTGLNKNQSDNMTNKWHVYMTKDGRISLAGLSLAKCEYLADAIIDSYHNVS from the exons ATGGCATCTTCAGTGCTATCCGTAGCTACACAGTGTGTTTCTCCCAATGCTTCTTCAGTGTCGATTAACGAAACCCACAAG GGAAAGGCCAAGCTTGGAGGAAGTACTTTGAGATTTAGCAAG TCTTCTGGACGGATCTCTATGACTGTTGCAGTTAATGTTTCTCGATTTGAGGGCATTCCGATGGCTCCTCCTGATCCAATTCTTGGAGTATCAGAAGCATTTAGAGCAGACACAAATGATGTCAAGCTCAACCTTGGAGTTGGGGCCTACAGGACAGAGGAACTACAGCCATATGTGCTTAATGTTGTGAAGAAG GCAGAGAATCTTATGCTGGAGAGAGGGGACAACAAAGAG TATCTCCCTATTGAGGGTTTGGCTGCATTTAATAAGGCAACAGCAGAGTTGTTACTCGGAGCAGACAACCCTGCAATCAAAGAACAAAGA GTTGCTACTGTCCAAGGTCTTTCTGGAACCGGTTCTCTCAGACTAGGAGCAGCTCTGATAGAACGATATTTTCCCGGGTCAAAAGTTTTGATATCGGCTCCCACCTGGG GTAATCACAAGAATATTTTTAATGATGCTAGGGTCCCATGGGCTGAGTACCGTTATTATGATCCCCGGACAGTTGGTTTGGATTTTGAGGGCATGATAGAAGATATCAAG GCAGCCCCCGAAGGAACTTTTGTGCTACTTCATGGATGTGCTCATAACCCAACTGGTATTGACCCAACACCTGAACAGTGGGAAAAAATAGCAGATGTAATTCAACAGAAGAACCACATTCCATTTTTCGATGTTGCTTACCAG GGATTTGCTAGTGGAAGCCTTGATGAAGATGCAACATCTGTGAGATTGTTTGTGGCACGTGGCATGGAGGTTCTTGTTGCCCAATCTTACAGTAAAAATCTTGGTCTCTATGCTGAAAGGATTGGAGCAATGAATGTCATTTCATCATCTTCTGAATCTGCAACAAG GGTAAAGAGCCAATTGAAGAGGCTAGCACGACCAATGTACTCTAATCCACCAGTTCATGGGGCCAGGATTGTCGCCAACGTTGTTGGAACTCCTATCCTTTTTGATGAATGGAAAGCGGAGATGGAGATGATGGCTGGAAGGATAAAGAATGTCAGGCAGAAGCTATATGATAGTATTTCTTCAAAagataagagtgggaaagattGGTCATTCATACTTAAGCAGATAGGCATGTTCTCATACACAGGCTTGAACAAGAACCAG AGTGACAATATGACCAATAAGTGGCATGTATACATGACAAAGGATGGAAGGATTTCACTGGCAGGATTGTCATTGGCCAAATGTGAATACTTGGCTGATGCTATCATTGATTCATACCATAATGTCAGCTGA
- the LOC130935628 gene encoding DEAD-box ATP-dependent RNA helicase 38-like: MSEPAVTDDKTITTTTLVPSSLSPSLNIDELSIDENKKPPKLLDDPEDSNIQAVTSGDTPYTSAARFEDLNLSEELLKGLYVEMKFQKPSKIQAISLPMILNPPHRDLIAQAHNGSGKTTCFVLGMLSRVDPSTQATQALCICPTRELAIQNTEVLRKMGKHTGISSECAVPTDSRDSISIQKRKEIKAQVVIGTPGTIKKWISFKKLDLTRLTILVFDEADQMLAEDGFKDDSLRIMKEIEKSNSSCQVLLFSATFNDIVKNFVERTVKKDHNKLFVKKEELSLDAVKHYKVHCSDELSKIEVIKDYIFELGENVGQTIIFVRTRQSAKMLHKSLVDMGYEVTSIQGALDHEERDKIVREFRDGLTQVLISTDVLARGFDQQQVNLVINYDLPIKHTAEYTREFEPDYEVYLHRVGRAGRFGRKGAVFNLIYDEKDERLMSKIENHFGTRVSEVREKSVEDYKAALKEAGLLQGQL, from the exons ATGTCTGAACCCGCCGTCACCGACGATAAAACAATCACCACCACTACATTGGTTCCATCTAGCTTATCGCCGTCGCTCAACATCGACGAATTATCGATCGACGAAAACAAGAAACCTCCGAAGCTATTAGACGATCCGGAAGACTCCAATATCCAAGCG GTTACTTCTGGCGACACGCCGTACACCTCGGCGGCGAGGTTCGAGGACCTGAACCTGTCAGAGGAGCTTTTGAAAGGACTCTACGTTGAGATGAAGTTTCAGAAACCGAGCAAGATCCAAGCTATAAGCTTGCCGATGATCTTGAATCCGCCGCACCGTGATTTGATCGCTCAGGCTCACAACGGTTCCGGCAAGACCACGTGCTTTGTTTTAGGGATGCTTAGTCGTGTGGATCCTTCGACGCAAGCTACTCAAGCTCTCTGCATTTGTCCAACGAGGGAGCTTGCTATTCAG AACACTGAAGTTCTCCGGAAGATGGGGAAGCACACAGGGATTAGCTCGGAGTGTGCCGTTCCGACAGATAGCAGGgattcaatttcaattcaaaAACGGAAGGAAATTAAGGCTCAGGTGGTTATTGGGACTCCTGGCACCATCAAGAAGTGGATTTCTTTCAAGAAATTGGACTTGACCAGATTGACGATTCTTGTCTTTGATGAGGCTGATCAAATGCTTGCTGAG GATGGTTTTAAGGATGATTCCTTGAGGATAatgaaagaaatagaaaaatccaattctagCTGCCAG GTTCTTCTATTTTCTGCCACATTCAATGACATTGTCAAGAACTTTGTTGAGAGGACAGTTAAAAAGGACCATAATAAACTTTTTGTTAAGAAAGAAGAGCTTTCTTTAGATGCTGTGAAGCACTATAAAGTGCACTGCTCTGATGAGTTGTCGAAGATTGAGGTGATAAAAGATTACATATTCGAATTAGGAGAAAATGTGGGCCAAACCATCATATTCGTGCGCACGAGACAGAGTGCAAAAATGCTGCACAAGTCACTTGTCGATATGGGTTATGAGGTGACTTCGATACAAGGTGCTCTTGACCATGAAGAGAGAGACAAAATTGTCAGAGAGTTTAGAGATGGTTTGACTCAAGTTCTTATATCCACGGATGTTCTTGCTCGAGGCTTTGATCAGCAACAG GTCAATTTGGTTATCAACTATGATCTCCCAATAAAACATACTGCAGAGTATACACGGGAATTTGAGCCTGATTATGAGGTGTACTTGCACAGAGTTGGTAGGGCTGGTCGATTTGGCCGCAAGG GGGCTGTGTTTAACCTAATATATGATGAAAAAGATGAAAGGCTGATGTCAAAGATCGAGAACCATTTTGGCACCCGTGTATCAGAG GTACGAGAAAAAAGTGTTGAAGACTATAAAGCTGCCCTTAAGGAAGCTGGTTTACTACAAGGTCAATTATAA
- the LOC130936094 gene encoding probable receptor-like protein kinase At1g80640 isoform X1 — protein sequence MKLLTIMLLMLFLILHKPSFLLSSTIDYPFAPSPQIQVISTSMASSPSSPVFEQENEKQGMDSHRKMVIAFVVASTALSALILCLLFFWIYYHTSHSSKSKRTSVQNSGQDAEKGAYLSKFSSIKMVGKKGCVPIIDYKQIEKGTNNFKESNILGEGGFGCVYKATLDDNLDVAVKKLHCENQYAETEFENEVELLSKIQHPNIISLLGCSNDGITKFIVYELMHNGSLETQLHGPSHGSALTWHMRMKIALDTARGLKYLHEHCYPAVIHRDLKSSNILLDANFNAKICDFGLAVTDGSQNKNNIKLSGTLGYVAPEYLLDGKLTDKSDVYAFGVVLLELLLGRKPVEKLAPSQCQSIVTWAMPHLTDRSMLPTIVDPVIKDAMDLKHLYQVAAVAVLCVQPEPSYRPLIADVLHSLIPLVPVELGGTLRVPQVTQQVLPIDDVAENSSHSI from the exons atgaaGCTTCTTACAATAATGCTACTCATGTTGTTCCTTATTCTCCACAAACCAAGTTTCCTTCTTTCTTCAACAATTGATTACCCTTTTGCTCCTTCACCTCAAATTCAAGTCATTTCTACATCAATGGCTTCTTCACCTTCATCCCCTG tttttgaacaagagaatgaAAAGCAGGGCATGGATTCACACAGGAAAATGGTGATAGCTTTTGTTGTTGCCAGCACTGCACTTAGTGCACTCATTTTATGCCTCTTATTCTTCTGGATTTATTATCATACAAGCCATTCATCAAAATCCAAAAGGACAAGTGTTCAAAACTCAG GGCAAGATGCTGAGAAAGGGGCATATTTGAGCAAATTTAGTTCTATAAAGATGGTGGGTAAGAAGGGTTGTGTTCCAATAATTGATTATAAGCAAATAGAAAAGGGCACAAATAATTTCAAGGAGAGTAATATTTTGGGGGAGGGTGGTTTTGGATGTGTTTATAAGGCTACTTTGGATGATAATTTGGATGTTGCTGTTAAAAAACTTCACTGTGAAAATCAATATGCTGAGACAGAATTTGAG AATGAGGTGGAATTGTTAAGTAAAATTCAGCATCCCAACATAATTTCTTTATTGGGTTGTAGCAATGATGGCATTACAAAGTTTATTGTCTATGAATTGATGCACAATGGATCATTGGAAACCCAATTACATG GACCTTCTCATGGCTCAGCATTGACTTGGCATATGAGGATGAAGATTGCTCTTGACACAGCAAG AGGATTAAAATATCTGCATGAGCACTGTTACCCTGCAGTGATCCATAGAGATCTGAAATCTTCTAATATTCTTTTAGATGCAAACTTCAATGCAAAG ATTTGTGATTTTGGGCTTGCCGTAACTGATGGGTCCCAAAATAAGAACAACATCAAGCTTTCAGGCACATTGGGGTATGTAGCTCCAGAGTATCTTTTAGATG GTAAATTGACTGATAAAAGTGATGTGTATGCTTTTGGAGTTGTGCTTTTGGAGCTTCTATTAGGAAGAAAGCCTGTGGAGAAACTGGCACCATCACAATGCCAATCTATTGTCACATGG GCCATGCCACATCTCACAGACAGATCCATGCTTCCAACTATTGTGGACCCTGTGATTAAGGATGCAATGGATCTCAAGCACTTGTACCAG GTTGCTGCCGTGGCTGTGTTGTGTGTGCAACCGGAGCCGAGTTACCGGCCGCTGATTGCGGATGTTCTGCACTCACTTATTCCTCTTGTACCTGTTGAGCTTGGAGGAACACTCAGAGTTCCACAAGTGACACAACAAGTTTTACCAATTGATGATGTTGCTGAGAATTCAAGTCACTCAATTTGA
- the LOC130936094 gene encoding probable receptor-like protein kinase At1g80640 isoform X2, translating to MDSHRKMVIAFVVASTALSALILCLLFFWIYYHTSHSSKSKRTSVQNSGQDAEKGAYLSKFSSIKMVGKKGCVPIIDYKQIEKGTNNFKESNILGEGGFGCVYKATLDDNLDVAVKKLHCENQYAETEFENEVELLSKIQHPNIISLLGCSNDGITKFIVYELMHNGSLETQLHGPSHGSALTWHMRMKIALDTARGLKYLHEHCYPAVIHRDLKSSNILLDANFNAKICDFGLAVTDGSQNKNNIKLSGTLGYVAPEYLLDGKLTDKSDVYAFGVVLLELLLGRKPVEKLAPSQCQSIVTWAMPHLTDRSMLPTIVDPVIKDAMDLKHLYQVAAVAVLCVQPEPSYRPLIADVLHSLIPLVPVELGGTLRVPQVTQQVLPIDDVAENSSHSI from the exons ATGGATTCACACAGGAAAATGGTGATAGCTTTTGTTGTTGCCAGCACTGCACTTAGTGCACTCATTTTATGCCTCTTATTCTTCTGGATTTATTATCATACAAGCCATTCATCAAAATCCAAAAGGACAAGTGTTCAAAACTCAG GGCAAGATGCTGAGAAAGGGGCATATTTGAGCAAATTTAGTTCTATAAAGATGGTGGGTAAGAAGGGTTGTGTTCCAATAATTGATTATAAGCAAATAGAAAAGGGCACAAATAATTTCAAGGAGAGTAATATTTTGGGGGAGGGTGGTTTTGGATGTGTTTATAAGGCTACTTTGGATGATAATTTGGATGTTGCTGTTAAAAAACTTCACTGTGAAAATCAATATGCTGAGACAGAATTTGAG AATGAGGTGGAATTGTTAAGTAAAATTCAGCATCCCAACATAATTTCTTTATTGGGTTGTAGCAATGATGGCATTACAAAGTTTATTGTCTATGAATTGATGCACAATGGATCATTGGAAACCCAATTACATG GACCTTCTCATGGCTCAGCATTGACTTGGCATATGAGGATGAAGATTGCTCTTGACACAGCAAG AGGATTAAAATATCTGCATGAGCACTGTTACCCTGCAGTGATCCATAGAGATCTGAAATCTTCTAATATTCTTTTAGATGCAAACTTCAATGCAAAG ATTTGTGATTTTGGGCTTGCCGTAACTGATGGGTCCCAAAATAAGAACAACATCAAGCTTTCAGGCACATTGGGGTATGTAGCTCCAGAGTATCTTTTAGATG GTAAATTGACTGATAAAAGTGATGTGTATGCTTTTGGAGTTGTGCTTTTGGAGCTTCTATTAGGAAGAAAGCCTGTGGAGAAACTGGCACCATCACAATGCCAATCTATTGTCACATGG GCCATGCCACATCTCACAGACAGATCCATGCTTCCAACTATTGTGGACCCTGTGATTAAGGATGCAATGGATCTCAAGCACTTGTACCAG GTTGCTGCCGTGGCTGTGTTGTGTGTGCAACCGGAGCCGAGTTACCGGCCGCTGATTGCGGATGTTCTGCACTCACTTATTCCTCTTGTACCTGTTGAGCTTGGAGGAACACTCAGAGTTCCACAAGTGACACAACAAGTTTTACCAATTGATGATGTTGCTGAGAATTCAAGTCACTCAATTTGA